Proteins encoded together in one Hymenobacter monticola window:
- a CDS encoding DUF92 domain-containing protein has translation MDFSRLGLVVLLLGLGMFYSVRAGKLTVSAATTGGVLGLLIYLGSGFGGLGLLALFFGLGTAASGWRVAEKRRLGLAEENKGRRTAGQVVANAGVAGLLGLLAWQLPQHAPLADLMLAGSFAAATADTLSSELGNVYGRRYFNVLTFRPDTRGLNGVVSLEGTLLGLAGTAVLAATYCLGAGWGTTFGWLLVAGTAGNLMDSVLGATLERRGVLGNNAVNFINTLTGALVAGGLAQWLG, from the coding sequence GTGGATTTCTCGCGGCTTGGTTTGGTGGTGTTGCTGCTGGGGCTGGGCATGTTCTACAGCGTGCGCGCGGGCAAGCTGACCGTGAGCGCCGCAACCACCGGCGGGGTGCTGGGACTGCTGATTTACCTCGGCAGCGGCTTTGGTGGGCTGGGTCTGTTGGCGCTGTTTTTCGGCCTGGGCACAGCGGCCTCGGGCTGGCGCGTGGCCGAGAAGCGCCGCCTGGGGCTAGCCGAGGAGAACAAAGGACGCCGCACCGCCGGCCAGGTAGTGGCCAATGCCGGCGTGGCGGGCCTGCTGGGCTTGCTGGCCTGGCAGCTGCCGCAACACGCCCCGCTTGCAGACCTGATGCTGGCCGGCAGCTTTGCCGCGGCTACGGCCGACACGCTGTCCTCCGAGTTGGGTAACGTGTATGGCCGCCGTTACTTCAATGTGCTGACTTTCCGCCCCGATACACGCGGCCTGAACGGCGTGGTGAGCCTGGAAGGCACTTTGCTGGGGCTGGCCGGCACGGCCGTGCTGGCAGCAACCTACTGCCTTGGGGCAGGCTGGGGCACTACATTTGGCTGGCTGCTGGTAGCGGGCACGGCCGGCAACCTGATGGATTCGGTGCTGGGCGCTACGTTGGAACGGCGGGGCGTGCTGGGCAATAATGCGGTCAATTTTATCAATACCCTGACCGGGGCGCTGGTAGCGGGCGGGCTGGCGCAGTGGCTGGGGTAA